One genomic region from Calypte anna isolate BGI_N300 chromosome 17, bCalAnn1_v1.p, whole genome shotgun sequence encodes:
- the LOC115599279 gene encoding uncharacterized protein LOC115599279 → MQQWGDANPMGWGPAPILHPRMTEGCQVRSFLSPPQCDSAGDAGTLRSCRCLPGMESIPWDDVLEQHCQRQGAQDIPLKVTSRCLCTQHEGKTSQGRLFISRRILRMLVWEAAEFLTNHFIITYKVSQNINFSFTLSTRECPKQQFQVLPERKKQQLISHWAGRQQDTNMDPEDSNLGEKRSRNMSEEEEVGQFSPECNFTLSYRSPAPGVQGLLCFCNPFNAPSAT, encoded by the exons ATGCAGCAGTGGGGGGATGCAAACCCCATGGGCTGGGGTCCTGCACCCATCCTGCACCCCAGGATGACAGAGGG TTGCCAGGTGAGGTCCTTTCTCAGCCCCCCCCAGTGTGacagtgctggggatgctgggacactgaggagctgcaggtgccTCCCAGGTATGGAGAGTATCCCATGGGATGATGTCCTGGAACAGCATTGCCAAAGACAAGGAGCCCAAGACATCCCCCTGAAGGTGACCTCCCGTTGTTTGTGTACCCAGCACGAAGGTAAAACCAGTCAAGGCAG ACTTTTTATCTCCAGGAGAATTTTGAGGATGCTGGTGTGGGAAGCTGCTGAGTTCTTGACAAACCACTTCATTATCACCTACAAAGTTTCCCAAAACATCAATTTCAGCTTCACCCTAAGCACACGTGAGTGCCCTAAGCAGCAGTTTCAGGTATTAccagagaggaagaagcagcagctcatttCACACTGGGCTGGAAGACAGCAAGACACAAACATGGATCCAGAGGACAGCAatttaggagaaaaaaggag CAGAAACAtgtcagaggaagaagaagTAGGTCAGTTTTCTCCCGAGTGCAACTTCACCCTCTCATACAGGTCACCTGCTCCAGGAGTCCAAGGGCTGCTCTGTTTCTGCAATCCCTTTAATGCCCCATCCGCCACGTGA